The following is a genomic window from Deltaproteobacteria bacterium.
TTTTGGTGATGATTTAAAGATTTTGGTTCAAGCTCGTGGGAGAGGGATCCGTATCGAATTTCAATACAAGATTTTAAAGGAAGAAGTGGTTGTGGTTTTAGCTCAAACAACGCATGTTCCATTAAATGCCGATTTAAAGCCAATTAAAATTTCGCAAGAGATGAAACGGATACTAGAGGGGGAAGCATGGAAAGAAATCTGGCCTTAGAGTTTGTGAGAGTGACCGAAGCGGCAGCACTCGCCTGCAGTGAGTGGATGGGGCGCGGTGATGAAAAGGCAGCGGATCAAGCCGCCGTCGATGCGATGAGAAGAGCCTTCGATTCCGTCAGAATAGATGGAACCGTCGTGATTGGGGAAGGAGAGCGTGATGAAGCGCCCATGCTCTATATCGGTGAAAAAGTGGGGATCAAAGGTGAAGACTCTCCCAGAGTTGACATTGCTCTTGATCCTTTAGAGGGAACAACTATTTGTGCAAAAGGAGGCGTGGGGGCTATTTCTGTTATTGCATTGGCGGAGAAAGGAAATTTTCTTCATGCGCCTGATACTTATATGGATAAGATTGCCTGTGGTCCTTTAGGTAAAGGAAAGATAGACCTCGATTTGTCGGCTACTGAAAATATAAATATTCTAGCAGAGGCTTTAAATAAACCCGTGCATGATTTGACAGTGGTGATATTGGATCGCCCTCGTCATCAGGATTTAATCAATGAGGTAAGAAAAACCAAAGTGCGCATTCACTTGATTGGAGATGGTGATGTCTCTGCCGCCGTTGCTGCTGGCTGGGGAGATACGGGAATTGATTTATTGCTGGGAATTGGAGGCGCCCCAGAAGGTGTTATTTCTGCGGCAGCCATGCATTGCCTTGGTGGTGATTTTCAGGGTCGTTTGAAGTTTAGAAATGAAGAGGAAAAACAAAGAGCCTTAAAAATGGGTATAAAAGATTTAAACAAAAAATACAAATTAGAGGATCTTGCCAAAGGGAATGTCATGTTTAGTGCCACCGGGGTTACCGATGGCCCTCTTTTAAAGGGAGTTCGGTTGTATCCTCAAGGATTAACAAAAACTCAAAGTATGGTGATGCGGTCCAAGTCAGGTACCATCCGAATCATTGAAACATTTCATAATAACAAGTAAGGGTCCGTAACAAAAGAAAGTTTTGTTATCACTAAGAGTTGACAATGGGGGGAAAAACTAAAATCATTCGGGTATGGCAAAAGCATCCGTAACCGAAGTTTTCAAGTGTACCCCCGATGAACTGTATAAAATTGTAACAGATTATAGTCGTTATCCAGAGTTTTTATCTGAAGTTAAAAAATGTGATGTGATCAAATCTGAAGGAAATCAAAAAATCGTTGAGTACCAAGTTATCATGATAAAAACAGTTAATTACAAGCTCCAAATGACAGAAAATTACGTTGAAAATGGAGTGAGTCTGGTAGTTTGGGAGTTCATTGGCGGAGATGTTTTTAAGACTCTCAAAGGTTCTTGGAAAATTGAGCCTGAAGGAAGTCATTGCCGTGCCACTTATGAAGTGGAGGCGAGTTTTGGAATGTTTGTGCCAGGGCCTATCGCAAACACCTTGGTTAATATCAGTATGCCCAATATGATATCGAGTTACCATAAAAGGATAAAACAACTTTATGGAAAGTGATTCTAACGAAAATAAAAAAAATGACTTTAAAAATGATTTTGAAGCTAAGTCCTTAATTGGAGAGACTTTAAAAAAAGTTTTTACTACGGGAGTCTCGGCTGCTTTTATGACGGAAGAAAGTATTCGAAGCTATCTTCAAGAGCTCAAGTTACCTAAAGAGATTTTAAATATACTTATTCAAAGTGCAAATAAATCAAAGGATGAATTGACGCAAAGGGTGTCAAAGGAAATCTCTCAGATCTTTAACAAGATAGATTGGGTTTCTGAAATGGCCAAATTTGCCGAATCTCATAAGTTTAAAATTTCTGCAGAGATCGATATTGTAAAAAAAGAAAATAAAACATCTGAAACTGAAAAATTATAGAGAATCAGGGAAGATAATATGAAAATAATGAGACTTGTATTTTTGATTGCTTTGAGCTCACAAGCTCTTTTCGGAAAAGAACTTGGAAGTCGCTTGGGAGTTGGTGTTAAAAATAATACCTCCGAAGAGGTTCCTTCAGTGGCTGTCGTTTTTTTTCCTAATAATGATTTTGCCGTAACGGGGGGGATGGGGATCGATACCCAAAAAAATCAGTCAAAGTTTGCCTTTACAGGCGGAGTTCGAAAGATTCTTTTTAGAGAGAATCAAATGAATTTTTATTTTGGTGGACAAATGGGTATTGTTAACTTTGAAAATGCCGGAGATAAGCAAAACGGTTTTGAGTTAAATGCTCTCTTTGGTGGTGAATTCTTTTTTACGGGACTCGAATCCTTGGGATTTAGTTTTGAAGGAGGTGCGGGGATTGCCTCCTTGAAAGAAGTCAGATTTAGAACCATTGCTGATTCTCCTTTGCGAGCCGGAATTGTTTTTTACTTTTGAAAGGAATTTATGAAAAAAATTATCAAAACATCTGGAGCGCCAGAGCCTATTGGACCTTACAGCCAAGCCATTCAAATTGGGAATTTTTTATTTTGCAGTGGTCAAATTCCCTTGGATCCAAAAACAAATCAAGTTTTAAGTGGAGATATCTCTGCGCAAACAGAGTTGGTAATTAGAAATATTGATGCGGTATTAAAAGAAGCCGGTTGTGATTTTAAAAATGTGGTAAAAACAACTATTTTTTTAACCTCAATGAAGGATTTTCCATTAGTCAATGAGGTTTACTCTCGATTTTTTAAAGAATTCCCACCAGCTAGATCCACTGTCGAAGTCAGTGGCTTACCTAAGGGTGTGAACGTAGAGATTGAAGTAGTGGCTTTTAAGTACTAGAAGTAGGGAAGCTCATGCAAACAAAAAAGAATATAGTTTTAGGTTCTTTTTTGTTTTTTCTGATTCTTTTTCTGATTCAGTTTTATTTTGAATATACTAAAGTCACGCTCTTGCTAGAACATAAGGCAGTCACACGCCTGGATGCCGATTGCGCTGTCGTCCTGACCGGTGGTCCGGGTCGGATCAGAGAAGGTATTGATCTTCTTGCCAATAAATCAGTAAAAAAACTTATTATTTCAGGTGTAAACCCCAATTCGCAGTTTAAGCAAATTTTTCCGATGTGGGCTTATTACCCAGAGATCAATGAAGCGGATGTGGTTCTTGAAAAAAGAAGTGAAACCACTTTTGGAAATGCCATTCAGAGTTTGCCTTTAGTCGAACTTTTGAAGTGCCGAGATGTGATTTTAATCACCTCGCAAATTCATATGTACCGGGCCCATCAAACTTTTAGAAAAATTTATCCAAATAATATAGAAATAAAAATAAACCCACTTTTTTTATCAAAAGATAATTATGAATTTGATGATTTAGTTCAAGAAACGCTAAAATCAATATTTTATTCTCTTTGGGTGTATTAAGGGCCTTAGATTAAAGAACTTAGCTAAAAGTCGTGTAATTGTTTTATCAGACTATCCGATACTTCCATCATGAATATTATATGGAATACCGTAGAAGATTTAGGCCGTTCGATTACAAGCAATTTAGAATATACGTTCAAAATATTTATGATGGTTTACTTGTCATTTCGTGCGGCCATTCTGGATCACACTCAAGGGTTGAGAACGATTATTTCAGTGTTGTCGACACAGATTTATTTTACTGGTTGGCAAGCGATGCCACTCATTACCATTTTAGCCTTAGCGACGGGAAGTATTTTAATCATTCAAGGAATGAGCAACCTAACCATTCTAGGTGGCACCGAAATGATTGGAAATTTATTGGTACTGGTTTTAGTCAGAGAAGTAGGGCCTTTGTTAACAGCATTGGTTGTCATTGCACGCAGTGGAACAGCCGTTTCAACAGAAGTTGGAAATATGAGAGCCAATAGAGAAATCGAAGCTTTGGAATCTCTAGGGATTAACCCACTTAGTTTTATAGTCTTTCCACGAATGGTTGGTGGAGTAATCAGTGTATTGTGTTTGGCTTTTTATTTTATTCTCATTGCTATTGTCGGTGGGTTTGTGATCACCCAATTCATTCATAATATTCCCTTTAGTTTCTATTCCGAAAGTGTTTTGCGTGCTTTTGCCAAGGAAGATGTTCTTATCTTTCTTTTAAAGAATAGTTTTAGTGGCATGATTATTTTTGTTGTTTCTTGTTATCAGGGGTTGAGTGTTAAAAAAAGCCCCCATGAAGTTCCTCAGGTGACCACTCAGGCGGTGGTAAAAAGTATTATCTATGTCACTGTTTTTAATATGTCAGTGACCGCACTTGTTTATTTAAATCAGTTGAAAAAAATAGGAGTCATTTAATGGAAAATGGATTTATTATTCCAAAAATTAACCGCTTAAAATTTGAAGGTGTTTATTTTCAACACGATTCCCAAGATCCTATATTAAAAAATGCAGATTTTGAATTTCCTCAAGAGGAAACCACGTTAATTAAATCGGAACAAGGGGCTGGGAAATCAACTCTGTTGCAGATACTAGCAGGATTGATTGTACCTCAATCAGGTAAGTACTTAATAAATGATCAGGATGTCTTGGAGATGACTTTTGAGGAATTTTTACCTTACCGGTTGTCCATTGGTTATACTTTTGATTACGGGGGATTAATAAATAATCGAACTGTTTATGAAAACTTGATTTTGCCATTGGTGTATCACAAATTGATAAGCTTAGATCAAGCAGAAGAAAAGGTAAAACTTCTTATTAAGATGTTTGAATTAGAAAAGTTTAAAGATGAAAGACCCGCACATATTCCCGGAAGAATTAGGAAGATTACTTGTTTGTTGAGGGCTATGGTCATTGATCCCCAGGTGTTATTATTAGATGATCCTTCTGTAGGATTGGGACAGGAAATTAGTTTGCGATTCTTAGACTTGATTGAGTTTCATAAAAAACAAAAAAACTTAAAACATGTTTTTATAACTTCTTATGATGAAAAGTTTATGAGTCTGATGCCCCACACAACCATCCATCTAGATAATGGTTTTTTGTATTGTCATGAAAATGAGTTCAAAAAGGTAGCGACTTTATGATGCATGTAAAGTTCAATAAATTCGAAAGAGTTGCAGGTTTATTTGTTTTATTGGCTATCGTTGGGTCCATCGTCACAGCCCTGAGTGTGGCGGTGAAGCAAGGATGGTTTGAAAATAAATTTAAATACCAAACGGTATTTAATTCTGCTGATGGGATTCACTCAGGAACCGTAGTGCAAATGGCGGGTTTAAGAGCAGGCAGTGTCGAGGAAATTGAACTTTTAGGAAATAATAAGATTAAAGTAGTTTTTTATGTGATGGGAAAGTTTCAAAACAGAATCCGTTCCGATTCCAAAACTCAACTTGTCAGACCTTTTGTTATTGGCGATAGGGTTTTAGAAGTCAGTGTGGGTAGCGATGACGGGACATTAGTCTCTGAAGGGTCGACCATTCCTTCCGAAGAGACCCTTGATCTAATGACCTTGATGAGTGGAAAAAAATTAGGATCTTCATTAGAAAAAATTTCTGGAATGTTGGAAAATGTTCAGTATTTGATGGAGACTTTTTTAGACAAAACCCGAACTCAATCGATGGTTCGGATTTTTGATCAGCTCGATCCTTTACTTGGGAATATGAACACCATGAGTGAAGAAGTTACTAAATTAAGTAAGCATTTAACTTATGATCAGAATTTAAAGAAAACCCTGGTTCAGGCGGTCATTTTAACCAAAGAATTTAATAGAATTTTGCCTGAACTTAATCGAAAAAATCCAGAGTTAGCCTCCAATTTGGCAGAGCTCACATCAAGCCTTACGCAAATGACTCAGGACTTCAAAACAGTCACAGGAATGCTAAAGTCCTACGGCCCAGAAATACCAACAGTCGCCAAAAGGGCCTTGGAGGCTCTGGATGAGGCTACTGTTTTGATGAAAGCCATGCAGAAAAACTTTTTTATTAGATCTTCAGTTCAGGAAGTTAAAGAAGAGGAAGATAAGGAAATAGGACAAGGAGAAAGAAAACCAGCCAGAGAAAAATCAAAAAAATCAAAAATTTTAATTGATTAAGTGCCTAGGTAACATAAAATGGCTCTCAATGCTTGTTTTTTTGTTTCAGAAATTGATACTTTCCAATCGGGCCGGAAATTTAGTAAGAAGAATTTCACGGTTATCTATGATAGGTATTGGTGTTTCTACTTTTGCTTTTTTTATCGTTTTATTTGTCATGAGTGGGATGAATCAAACAATAGAAAAAAGAATCGTGTCCTTAGAGCCTCATTTAACCTTGATCAAAACATCGAATAAAAATATCAGCTTTTTAGAAAAACATCTAGTGTTGGAAAAATTGAATGATAAAAATATTAAAAGCTTTTCAATTTTTGAATCTCAAGATGTAATTCTTCGGAGCATGGATGGTCAGTTTCGTGGAGCCATAGCTCAAGGCTTTTCTCGTAAAAGTTTAGAAACTTTTAATCAGAATCTAGTCGAATTAGAAAATCATAAAGTAAAAAGAACTGATAAGAGCGTTAACACTACTCATCTTGATAATTTAGATAAAAATGATCAATGGTCCTTGGTGGAAGCTCCTGGGGTGAATGAAGTCTATTTGGGAATTGATTTAGCTAGATCCATGGGTGTTTTTGAGGGGGATTTTATTATGGTGTCTCCACCAGAGAGTTTGCTTTTGGCCCCTGGTGAAGTTCCCGTATTTGAAAAAGTAAGAGTGAAAAAGACCATCTCGACAAACCTGGCAGATATTGATTCACAATATTTATTTTATCTTCGTGATTTGTCTTTAAATTCTTTAAAAACGTCTTTGAGCCGACAAGTAGGCATTGAAGTTTGGTTCCAAAATCCATTAAAAACAGATCGATTTAAAGAAGAACTTAAAGAGTTTTTATCTGCAGAAAAAGATTGGATCGTAGAAACTTGGATGGATCGAAATTCAGCTTTATTCTATTCCCTAAAACTAGAAAAAATCATGATAGGTATTTTTTTAGGTTTAGCGGGTATTATTTCTTCTTTTTCTATTATTACAGTCTTAGCATTACTTATTTCAGAAAAGACCAGAGATATCGCCATGCTCAGAACTTTAGGTTTATCGCAAAAAAAAACAATCCAAATTTTTATCAAAATGGGAATGGTCATCTCTTCCATTGGCCTTTTTGCTGGTACTTTTTTCGGTTTGATCTTGGGACTTTATATTGAAAAATACCCTCTTAACATTTTGCCAGATATTTACTATGATTCAACCATTCCCGCTCGGGTGGAATTTGGTTTGGTTGCTACCGTTGTGGCCATCAGTATCCTTATTTCGTTTTTAGGAGCCTACATCCCCACAAGGGCTCTGGAACAAATTACTCCTTCCCAAGCCCTCAGACAAAAAAATTGAGCAGAGCGTGTTTGAAAAGTCTTAACTCTTCGTTCTCGTCGGTCGGGCTCCATGCGACTTGGCTTTGCCAAGCCTCAGTCGCCTCCCTCCTGCGGCCTCGATTTAAGACTTTTCAAACACGTTCTCTGAAACACCTGAGTTAAACGGAAACTTGAAATTCCCTTAAGGTTTCATTGAGGGATGTTTTTAAATCTGTACTTGGTTTTCTTTTTCCAATAATGAGGGCACAGGGAACGGCAAACTCTCCAGCAGGAAATTTCTTGTTGAGAGTTCCTGGAATCACCACTGAATTTTTTGGAACAATACCTTTATATTCGATGGGAGTTGATGCCGTGACATCTATAATTTTAGTACTTGAAGTGATGGTGACGCCAGCGCCAAGGACAGCACCTTCTTGGATGAGGGCACCTTCGACAATAATACATCTAGAGCCGATGAAGGCATTGTCTTCAATAATAACAGGCTGTGCCTGAAGAGGCTCGAGGACGCCCCCTAAACCAACCCCACCAGACAAGTGAACATTTTTTCCAACTTGAGCACAGGAGCCAACCGTCGCCCAGGTGTCAACCATAGTGCCACTATCCACAAAGGCACCTATGTTCACATAAGACGGCATCAGAATACAGCCACTGGCGACATAGGATCCATACCTGGCCATGGCCGGAGGGACGACTCGTACATTTTCTTCTCCAGTCCATTTTTTTACAGGGATTTTGTCAAAAAAACGAAATTCTTCAAGCTGATATAGATGCATTTTCTGCAATCGAAAATAATAAAGAATGGCTTGTTTAATCCATTCATTGGTTTTCCAACTGGATTCAATAGGTGGGTGTTCTGATTTAGCTGTTGAATTTTCTGTGGTTAAAATTACTTTTTCTGCCACTCTGATTTTTCCATGATCTAGAAGTTGAAGGACTTCATAGATGGAAGTTCTATCCTCTTTGGAGAGATCTTCAAAGAGCATTCCTTCCTTAAGATCCGCTTGAATTTTATGAATCACTTTCTCTAATACCATGATGGCTCCTTCTTTTAGGGGCGTTTCTCTGAACTTTTAAGAGCTTCAAGTAAGGCGGGAACATGAATGTTCATGATTTCCTTGAAGTCGATGTCACGTTGAATTTCAAAGGTTATCGTGGGTATATTTCTTTCCTTACCCGCATAGGTGCCAAGACTGCCAGGGGTTGGATAGCCAATATCGCCCTCAATAGAATAACCCGTATGTTTTTTTAAAATGCCAGCCTCGGGTTCACAACTAGGTCCGTTGACGTTGATCATGGGATTCCAAGAGTGAAGACTCAAAATTAATTTAAAGTTTTGAGTCTCAATGAGCCTCACCAGAGCTTGATTTTCTTTTTCACTAAGAGCCTTAGTTCCTGGATGATATCGAGGCGTTTTGTATTCAGGAGACCAGTCTAGCGTGGGCAGATTTCGATTTAAATCCACACCATTTGCATTAGTTCTTTGTTTGTTAAGAATCCCTTCGATATTGAATTCAGGTATCAAAGTGATTTGCAAATTAAAGTCATATTTTTCTAAAAAACAGTGTAACAGGCCTTGGGCGGCAATGACGCCCTCAGGCTCATCTCCATGAACGCCTCCGAGAATTAAAATTTGATTCCCTTGATTCCCGAAAGTATAGGTAAAAATAGGTAAGTTTTTTTCAGTATGGGTTAAGGTGCTTAATTTAAATGTGTTCATTGAAGTCCTGTTATCAATTGAGAAAGATACTTAAAGATAGGAATTGGTATATCCAGAAAAGGAAAAATTGGCAATGACTCATTTTATCTCCATTTGGTCCAGTGAAGTTCTGGACTTAACCTGACCTAGGGACGCCCGATAAAGCTCTTGATGTTCTAAAATGCTTAGGAGCTAGAATGGATACTTATTTTCACTTTAGAGTTATCAAAATAATAGGGAGCGCTCTCTTATTTTTTTTAATTTCAAGCTGTGGATCTGACAGTGCAAAAACACCTATCGAAACTTCGAATTCGTCTACCTTAAACCCAACAAAAGGTGTCACGCAGGAAGAATCGTTTTATGTCAGGCTATATGACGATGGAAAATACCCTTATTATATGAGTCAAAAAAATAACTACGATAAAAAGTGTGAAATTACTTTGGGTGCGTCTTCTCAAAATGTTGAATGTATTCTCGATATCAACGAATTAGATTTGTATTTTAATGGCGTGAAATTTCAGTATAATATTCCAAGTTCTATGTGTAGCTATATGTCATACACCCCTTATTGGTACTATAATTGGGAGCCTGGTTATGGCCCATCAGCTGTTTCTATTTCTAAATCTTTAGACGTCAGTGGGAATTTATTATCCTTGAGCTGTGTGATTGATGGGGTAGCGACATGTAATGGGACAGAAGCAAGCTATGATGCAACAAATGATAAGTTGACTTGTGTGTATGATCACACGAATGCAAGTGGACCCAATTGCTGTTTAGGGTCTTATACAAAAACCGTGGTTACGACGGTGGCGGCAGGGGCTCCTGTTACCTCCTATGGAAAAGCCAATTGGGGTGGGGAAATCAAAGGGTGCTTGGGGGGACAGGGAAAAACAAATTGGAGTTTGTACACAAAGTCAGGTTACCCCGCTTCTGAAATTTTTTATACCGTGGGTACGGGGAAAAACGATGTCTATGAAGTAACGGCGCCTATTCAGTCCTCAAACGCAGGAAGCAATTTCGGCATTGCAAATTATTTTACTTCGGGAAAACACAATCATAATGGCTATAGTTCAGGGAGTTCTACTTACCCTTATCAAATTGATCCCATTGATGACAGGAATGGAACAGCTCTGAGGTCGGGAAGTCCTTATTACCGTTGGCAATGTTTAGATAAAGATAAAGAAGTCATCCACCAGATCATTGTCTCAGTGAGGGAGTGGAATACCTATAAGGAATTTTTAACCTATGGAACATCCAAAGGCACTTCAGGGGATCCAGACGTTGTAGGCGTTGAAGGTACAGGGTGTGATTACAACACTCAAAATGCAACGGAAACGTGCAACGACTTTACTGACTGGGATGATTACTACACTCTCTTTTCTGGGATTTTTTCCTCAGTCACCAAACCATCTTATTTTCCTAATGAGACATTTTGAGAAGTTAAAAGATATAGGTTTACTATTTAGGGATAAATACATAGTATAAGTCCTTAACGAAATGAATTCAGTAAACCTATGAAAATGCAAAATAATAAGAATTATCAACAGACTAAAGAATTTTTAATTTATATCGAGAAACAGTTAGTATTTCAAAACTCAAAAGGCCATAAATCTTTTCAAGAACTTTTATCGAAGTATTCGGGTCCGCTGTTTATTTACGATTTAGATTTAATAGGCGATCGAATTGATAAAATGAAGTCTGCTCTTAAAAATGTGAAACTTTTTTATGCGATGAAAGCCAACCCAAATCAACAGATTTTGAAATTACTTCTGCAGCAAGGGCTAGGGGCAGATGTAGTGAGCCTTGGGGAAATTAATCAGGCTCTTCGCGTGGGTTTTAAACCTCAGGATATTGTTTATAGTGGGGTTGGAAAAACTAAACATGAGCTCCATCAAGCTTTGGAATTGGATATTTATCAAATTAATGTTGAAAGCCTTCCGGAGTTAGAAAGAATACTTGGAATTGCGAAACAAAATATTAACTTA
Proteins encoded in this region:
- a CDS encoding acyl-CoA thioesterase translates to MFHIHHKVQFYETDQMGIVHHSNYLRFCEEARVAWAHNRGLIDYQKPQSAAHFAVLETQVKHLKPAFFGDDLKILVQARGRGIRIEFQYKILKEEVVVVLAQTTHVPLNADLKPIKISQEMKRILEGEAWKEIWP
- the glpX gene encoding class II fructose-bisphosphatase, whose translation is MERNLALEFVRVTEAAALACSEWMGRGDEKAADQAAVDAMRRAFDSVRIDGTVVIGEGERDEAPMLYIGEKVGIKGEDSPRVDIALDPLEGTTICAKGGVGAISVIALAEKGNFLHAPDTYMDKIACGPLGKGKIDLDLSATENINILAEALNKPVHDLTVVILDRPRHQDLINEVRKTKVRIHLIGDGDVSAAVAAGWGDTGIDLLLGIGGAPEGVISAAAMHCLGGDFQGRLKFRNEEEKQRALKMGIKDLNKKYKLEDLAKGNVMFSATGVTDGPLLKGVRLYPQGLTKTQSMVMRSKSGTIRIIETFHNNK
- a CDS encoding SRPBCC family protein; the protein is MAKASVTEVFKCTPDELYKIVTDYSRYPEFLSEVKKCDVIKSEGNQKIVEYQVIMIKTVNYKLQMTENYVENGVSLVVWEFIGGDVFKTLKGSWKIEPEGSHCRATYEVEASFGMFVPGPIANTLVNISMPNMISSYHKRIKQLYGK
- a CDS encoding organic solvent tolerance protein; the protein is MKIMRLVFLIALSSQALFGKELGSRLGVGVKNNTSEEVPSVAVVFFPNNDFAVTGGMGIDTQKNQSKFAFTGGVRKILFRENQMNFYFGGQMGIVNFENAGDKQNGFELNALFGGEFFFTGLESLGFSFEGGAGIASLKEVRFRTIADSPLRAGIVFYF
- a CDS encoding RidA family protein: MKKIIKTSGAPEPIGPYSQAIQIGNFLFCSGQIPLDPKTNQVLSGDISAQTELVIRNIDAVLKEAGCDFKNVVKTTIFLTSMKDFPLVNEVYSRFFKEFPPARSTVEVSGLPKGVNVEIEVVAFKY
- a CDS encoding YdcF family protein — encoded protein: MQTKKNIVLGSFLFFLILFLIQFYFEYTKVTLLLEHKAVTRLDADCAVVLTGGPGRIREGIDLLANKSVKKLIISGVNPNSQFKQIFPMWAYYPEINEADVVLEKRSETTFGNAIQSLPLVELLKCRDVILITSQIHMYRAHQTFRKIYPNNIEIKINPLFLSKDNYEFDDLVQETLKSIFYSLWVY
- a CDS encoding ABC transporter permease, with amino-acid sequence MVYLSFRAAILDHTQGLRTIISVLSTQIYFTGWQAMPLITILALATGSILIIQGMSNLTILGGTEMIGNLLVLVLVREVGPLLTALVVIARSGTAVSTEVGNMRANREIEALESLGINPLSFIVFPRMVGGVISVLCLAFYFILIAIVGGFVITQFIHNIPFSFYSESVLRAFAKEDVLIFLLKNSFSGMIIFVVSCYQGLSVKKSPHEVPQVTTQAVVKSIIYVTVFNMSVTALVYLNQLKKIGVI
- a CDS encoding ATP-binding cassette domain-containing protein; the protein is MENGFIIPKINRLKFEGVYFQHDSQDPILKNADFEFPQEETTLIKSEQGAGKSTLLQILAGLIVPQSGKYLINDQDVLEMTFEEFLPYRLSIGYTFDYGGLINNRTVYENLILPLVYHKLISLDQAEEKVKLLIKMFELEKFKDERPAHIPGRIRKITCLLRAMVIDPQVLLLDDPSVGLGQEISLRFLDLIEFHKKQKNLKHVFITSYDEKFMSLMPHTTIHLDNGFLYCHENEFKKVATL
- a CDS encoding MCE family protein is translated as MHVKFNKFERVAGLFVLLAIVGSIVTALSVAVKQGWFENKFKYQTVFNSADGIHSGTVVQMAGLRAGSVEEIELLGNNKIKVVFYVMGKFQNRIRSDSKTQLVRPFVIGDRVLEVSVGSDDGTLVSEGSTIPSEETLDLMTLMSGKKLGSSLEKISGMLENVQYLMETFLDKTRTQSMVRIFDQLDPLLGNMNTMSEEVTKLSKHLTYDQNLKKTLVQAVILTKEFNRILPELNRKNPELASNLAELTSSLTQMTQDFKTVTGMLKSYGPEIPTVAKRALEALDEATVLMKAMQKNFFIRSSVQEVKEEEDKEIGQGERKPAREKSKKSKILID
- a CDS encoding ABC transporter permease: MIGIGVSTFAFFIVLFVMSGMNQTIEKRIVSLEPHLTLIKTSNKNISFLEKHLVLEKLNDKNIKSFSIFESQDVILRSMDGQFRGAIAQGFSRKSLETFNQNLVELENHKVKRTDKSVNTTHLDNLDKNDQWSLVEAPGVNEVYLGIDLARSMGVFEGDFIMVSPPESLLLAPGEVPVFEKVRVKKTISTNLADIDSQYLFYLRDLSLNSLKTSLSRQVGIEVWFQNPLKTDRFKEELKEFLSAEKDWIVETWMDRNSALFYSLKLEKIMIGIFLGLAGIISSFSIITVLALLISEKTRDIAMLRTLGLSQKKTIQIFIKMGMVISSIGLFAGTFFGLILGLYIEKYPLNILPDIYYDSTIPARVEFGLVATVVAISILISFLGAYIPTRALEQITPSQALRQKN
- a CDS encoding 2,3,4,5-tetrahydropyridine-2,6-dicarboxylate N-succinyltransferase translates to MVLEKVIHKIQADLKEGMLFEDLSKEDRTSIYEVLQLLDHGKIRVAEKVILTTENSTAKSEHPPIESSWKTNEWIKQAILYYFRLQKMHLYQLEEFRFFDKIPVKKWTGEENVRVVPPAMARYGSYVASGCILMPSYVNIGAFVDSGTMVDTWATVGSCAQVGKNVHLSGGVGLGGVLEPLQAQPVIIEDNAFIGSRCIIVEGALIQEGAVLGAGVTITSSTKIIDVTASTPIEYKGIVPKNSVVIPGTLNKKFPAGEFAVPCALIIGKRKPSTDLKTSLNETLREFQVSV
- a CDS encoding succinylglutamate desuccinylase/aspartoacylase family protein gives rise to the protein MNTFKLSTLTHTEKNLPIFTYTFGNQGNQILILGGVHGDEPEGVIAAQGLLHCFLEKYDFNLQITLIPEFNIEGILNKQRTNANGVDLNRNLPTLDWSPEYKTPRYHPGTKALSEKENQALVRLIETQNFKLILSLHSWNPMINVNGPSCEPEAGILKKHTGYSIEGDIGYPTPGSLGTYAGKERNIPTITFEIQRDIDFKEIMNIHVPALLEALKSSEKRP